One genomic segment of Helianthus annuus cultivar XRQ/B chromosome 14, HanXRQr2.0-SUNRISE, whole genome shotgun sequence includes these proteins:
- the LOC110907165 gene encoding uncharacterized protein LOC110907165, which produces MAESYGNQRNRKYVITNRHHFEVEVFNTVLDMQLQELGSRFSEVSTSVIENMSGLNPCNSFAKFDISKIVKFSEMYPNDFNKEERGVLTGDLSTFYHTLKEDDKFANLTGLSDLARVMVETGKNETFPLVYRTLKLALVLPVATVTVERCFSKMKLIKTDLRNRMGDEYLNNALICAVEKESFCKVKEEDVMARFQAFKNRRGELI; this is translated from the coding sequence ATGGCGGAAAGTTATGGTAATCAAAGAAACCGAAAGTATGTCATTACTAACCGACATCATTTTGAAGTTGAGGTTTTTAATACGGTTTTGGATATGCAACTTCAAGAACTTGGAAGCCGATTTAGTGAGGTCTCAACTAGTGTGATAGAAAATATGTCGGGTTTAAATCCTTGTAATTCGTTTGCTAAATTTGACATATCAAAGATAGTGAAGTTTTCTGAAATGTATCCGAATGACTTTAATAAAGAAGAAAGAGGGGTTCTTACGGGTGATCTTTCGACATTTTATCACACTTTAAAGGAAGATGATAAATTTGCAAATTTAACTGGATTGAGTGACCTTGCTCGTGTAATGGTGGAAACCGGAAAAAATGAAACTTTTCCTTTGGTTTATCGAACATTGAAGCTAGCACTGgttttaccggttgcaaccgtaaccgttgaaagatgtttttctaaAATGAAGCTtatcaagacggatttacgcaatcgtATGGGTGATGAGTATTTGAACAACGCTCTAATTTGTGCGGTCGAAAaagaaagtttttgtaaagtaaAAGAAGAGGATGTCATGGCCCGGTTTCAAGCTTTCAAAAACCGAAGAGGAGAACTCATTTAG